One genomic window of Lytechinus variegatus isolate NC3 chromosome 1, Lvar_3.0, whole genome shotgun sequence includes the following:
- the LOC121429808 gene encoding WSC domain-containing protein 2-like, whose protein sequence is MSTGGNIVLHGVSNKMRIETCIDSCIQSVFTYAALSSGDECYCTNVSSSSEFLSYVDSSLCDLNCAGDKLHHCGGKTVMSVYRTSVPDARCSSIHFGSPGSLPLVALASYPRSGNTWTRELIEKATGLHTGSIYWTAERNMPLSKKGKVYLFCFRMQS, encoded by the exons ATGTCGACGGGAGGCAATATTGTCTTGCATGGCGTCAGTAACAAAATGAGGATCGAGACTTGCATAGATTCTTGCATTCAATCG GTTTTTACGTACGCAGCACTGAGCAGCGGGGATGAATGCTACTGCACGAACGTTTCTTCAAGTTCAGAATTTCTGTCTTACGTCGACAGCAGTCTCTGTGACTTGAATTGTGCTGGCGACAAGTTGCATCATTGTGGTGGAAAAACAGTTATGTCTGTTTATAGAACTTCAGTTCCAG ACGCAAGATGCTCGTCGATACATTTTGGCTCCCCGGGTTCACTCCCGCTCGTTGCGTTAGCTTCGTACCCCCGGTCCGGTAATACATGGACGCGAGAACTGATAGAAAAAGCTACAGGACTACATACGGGCAGTATTTATTGGACAGCAGAGAGAAATATGCCATTGTCGAAAAAAGGTAAagtgtatttattttgtttccgcATGCAAAGTTAG